One window of Anaerolineae bacterium genomic DNA carries:
- a CDS encoding Segregation and condensation protein A — MDLLLHLIEKAELDITQLALAQVTDQFLAYLQTLEHLETEELSYFIVVATKLLYIKSQMLLPQSPVDIQTEEESGEDLVRQLKEYKKFRQIATWLGDRENQGLKTYLRLAPPPKLESSVDLSDLDLQSFLLAAQNVFRNAEGLSQVHRSIIKPRYSIKEQIHKIIQVLKETGRTSFRTLTHSLNSRAEVITLFLALLELIKQRQIEIQQADLFEDIEIFPTAETFESEILESEFEN, encoded by the coding sequence TTGGACTTATTACTGCATTTGATAGAGAAAGCCGAGCTAGATATTACTCAACTGGCGCTAGCCCAGGTAACTGATCAATTTCTGGCTTATCTCCAAACGCTCGAACATCTTGAAACAGAAGAGCTTTCCTATTTCATTGTGGTTGCAACAAAATTACTGTATATCAAGTCCCAGATGCTTTTGCCCCAATCCCCCGTTGATATCCAAACGGAGGAAGAAAGCGGCGAGGATCTGGTTAGACAACTGAAGGAATATAAGAAATTTCGTCAAATTGCGACCTGGCTCGGAGACAGAGAAAACCAAGGGCTCAAGACCTATTTACGGCTTGCCCCTCCTCCAAAACTCGAAAGCTCAGTAGACCTGAGCGATCTTGATTTGCAATCCTTTTTACTCGCTGCTCAAAATGTATTTCGCAATGCTGAGGGCTTATCTCAAGTACATCGTTCGATCATTAAGCCCAGATATTCGATAAAAGAACAGATCCACAAAATCATTCAGGTATTGAAGGAAACAGGGCGCACATCCTTCCGAACTTTAACCCACTCCCTGAATTCGCGTGCCGAAGTGATTACCCTGTTCCTGGCTTTATTAGAACTCATCAAACAACGACAAATCGAAATTCAACAAGCTGATCTCTTCGAAGATATCGAGATCTTCCCAACGGCTGAAACGTTCGAGAGCGAAATCCTGGAAAGCGAGTTTGAAAACTGA
- a CDS encoding Thioredoxin, with product MIDEPVHVTDAAFEKTVMQSPIPVIVDFWAPWCGPCKMVAPILDKLAKELAGKVLIAKVNTDENPEWAMKFGVQGIPTMLFVYNGKVVHRQVGALPEPMLRDVVNEFLKVTNSAKL from the coding sequence ATGATTGATGAACCTGTTCATGTAACCGATGCTGCTTTTGAGAAAACCGTCATGCAATCCCCGATCCCGGTGATTGTCGATTTCTGGGCACCGTGGTGTGGTCCCTGTAAGATGGTTGCCCCGATTTTGGACAAGCTTGCTAAAGAATTGGCTGGAAAAGTCCTGATTGCTAAAGTTAATACGGATGAAAATCCGGAATGGGCGATGAAATTTGGCGTTCAGGGTATTCCGACCATGCTATTTGTATATAATGGTAAAGTGGTTCATCGGCAGGTTGGGGCTTTACCCGAGCCCATGTTACGGGATGTCGTAAATGAGTTTCTCAAGGTGACAAATTCGGCGAAGCTTTGA